In Haliotis asinina isolate JCU_RB_2024 chromosome 16, JCU_Hal_asi_v2, whole genome shotgun sequence, the following are encoded in one genomic region:
- the LOC137268516 gene encoding heparanase-like isoform X1: MIFDLNVLIREHGSWDPTNAILLMNYTKSRGYKLAGFELGNEPNAFHHVFDRTVTAAHLARDFVKLRQIMGRYSQSTLLVGPDVTKVDKRNVLRYFEEFLASGGGGVVERATFHHYYIDGRTAAVGDFINASILDSLKTDLTDAVTTAHAHAPGVPVWIGETASAYGGGAEGLSDAYVAGFMWLDKLGLSALYGVKGVFRQSFYKGNYALLDLDTLDPNPDYWLTLLYKRLVGKQVFHVTSTSSTDRLRVYAHCTNTNSSTYNYKPGSLTVYAMNMDSTNTTLTLPQFLNRTLHVFWLTPGGGGLKSKFVQLNNKTLQLVDKHLPLLTPIVESTSSVSIPAHSFGFLVIPDANILLCHQ, translated from the exons ATGATCTTTGACCTTAATGTTTTGATTCGAGAACATGGATCCTGGGACCCAACAAATGCCATTTTGTTAATGAATTACACCAAGTCGAGAGGATACAAGCTTGCAGGATTTGAACTCGGAAATG AGCCAAATGCCTTCCATCATGTGTTTGATCGGACAGTGACAGCTGCTCATTTGGCAAGAGACTTTGTAAAATTGAGACAGATCATGGGCAGATATTCCCAGTCGACTCTCCTGGTGGGACCTGATGTCACAAAGGTTGATAAGAGGAATGTTCTGCGATATTTTGAAGA ATTCCTTGCTTCTGGTGGTGGCGGAGTGGTGGAAAGGGCAACATTTCATCA TTACTACATAGATGGCCGAACTGCTGCTGTTGGAGACTTCATCAATGCCTCCATCCTGGACAGTCTGAAGACAGATCTGACCGATGCTGTCACAACTGCCCATGCCCACGCCCCAGGGGTTCCTGTCTGGATCGGAGAGACAGCCTCAGCATATGGTGGAGGGGCTGAAGGTCTCTCGGATGCATATGTGGCTGGATTCAT GTGGTTGGACAAGCTGGGCCTGAGTGCCCTTTATGGAGTGAAGGGAGTCTTCAGACAGAGTTTCTACAAGGGCAACTATGCTCTGCTGGACCTTGACACTCTTGACCCAAACCCT GACTACTGGTTGACACTGCTGTATAAGAGACTGGTTGGGAAGCAGGTGTTTCATGTGACATCGACCTCATCAACTGATCGCCTACGGGTCTACGCACACTGTACCAACACCAACAG cagcacctacaactacaagcCTGGGAGCCTCACTGTGTATGCCATGAACATGGACAGCACCAACACAACACTGACTCTGCCCCAGTTTCTAAACAGAACGCTCCATGTATTCTGGTTGACCCCCGGTGGAGGTGGACTCAAATCAAA ATTTGTCCAACTGAATAACAAGACACTTCAACTGGTGGACAAGCACCTGCCGTTGCTGACCCCCATTGTAGAATCAACAAGCTCCGTCAGTATCCCAGCTCATAGTTTCGGCTTCCTTGTCATCCCTGATGCAAACATTTTACTTTGTCACCAATGA
- the LOC137268516 gene encoding heparanase-like isoform X2 yields the protein MIFDLNVLIREHGSWDPTNAILLMNYTKSRGYKLAGFELGNEPNAFHHVFDRTVTAAHLARDFVKLRQIMGRYSQSTLLVGPDVTKVDKRNVLRYFEEFLASGGGGVVERATFHHYYIDGRTAAVGDFINASILDSLKTDLTDAVTTAHAHAPGVPVWIGETASAYGGGAEGLSDAYVAGFMWLDKLGLSALYGVKGVFRQSFYKGNYALLDLDTLDPNPDYWLTLLYKRLVGKQVFHVTSTSSTDRLRVYAHCTNTNSTYNYKPGSLTVYAMNMDSTNTTLTLPQFLNRTLHVFWLTPGGGGLKSKFVQLNNKTLQLVDKHLPLLTPIVESTSSVSIPAHSFGFLVIPDANILLCHQ from the exons ATGATCTTTGACCTTAATGTTTTGATTCGAGAACATGGATCCTGGGACCCAACAAATGCCATTTTGTTAATGAATTACACCAAGTCGAGAGGATACAAGCTTGCAGGATTTGAACTCGGAAATG AGCCAAATGCCTTCCATCATGTGTTTGATCGGACAGTGACAGCTGCTCATTTGGCAAGAGACTTTGTAAAATTGAGACAGATCATGGGCAGATATTCCCAGTCGACTCTCCTGGTGGGACCTGATGTCACAAAGGTTGATAAGAGGAATGTTCTGCGATATTTTGAAGA ATTCCTTGCTTCTGGTGGTGGCGGAGTGGTGGAAAGGGCAACATTTCATCA TTACTACATAGATGGCCGAACTGCTGCTGTTGGAGACTTCATCAATGCCTCCATCCTGGACAGTCTGAAGACAGATCTGACCGATGCTGTCACAACTGCCCATGCCCACGCCCCAGGGGTTCCTGTCTGGATCGGAGAGACAGCCTCAGCATATGGTGGAGGGGCTGAAGGTCTCTCGGATGCATATGTGGCTGGATTCAT GTGGTTGGACAAGCTGGGCCTGAGTGCCCTTTATGGAGTGAAGGGAGTCTTCAGACAGAGTTTCTACAAGGGCAACTATGCTCTGCTGGACCTTGACACTCTTGACCCAAACCCT GACTACTGGTTGACACTGCTGTATAAGAGACTGGTTGGGAAGCAGGTGTTTCATGTGACATCGACCTCATCAACTGATCGCCTACGGGTCTACGCACACTGTACCAACACCAACAG cacctacaactacaagcCTGGGAGCCTCACTGTGTATGCCATGAACATGGACAGCACCAACACAACACTGACTCTGCCCCAGTTTCTAAACAGAACGCTCCATGTATTCTGGTTGACCCCCGGTGGAGGTGGACTCAAATCAAA ATTTGTCCAACTGAATAACAAGACACTTCAACTGGTGGACAAGCACCTGCCGTTGCTGACCCCCATTGTAGAATCAACAAGCTCCGTCAGTATCCCAGCTCATAGTTTCGGCTTCCTTGTCATCCCTGATGCAAACATTTTACTTTGTCACCAATGA